The genome window TCAAAATTAAAAATCATTACTATTACTTCAGATATGTCATTCTATTTTTTCAATCCATATGAGATAGGAAAACTTTATATATGGGGTAGATTTTGTGGTGCAATAGGTGCTCTAATTTCCATTATGGTATTTTTCTTAATCTGCAAAGAACTATTCAAAAATAAATTCCTCGTCTATATACTGACTCTATTTTATGGGGCATCTGCTGGTTTTGTAATGTGGTCTCATTATCTTAAACCATTTTCCTATGGAATGCTATGGTTTTTACTTACTATATATGCTCTGATAAAATTTTATAAATCCGAAAAAGAAAAATGGATATTTATCGCCTCTGTATTTTCCGGATTATCATTTGGAACATTACTTTCTTATGGGTATATCTACTGGGCTGTCATCTTATTCGTTTTATTTGCCAGAAAAAGTATTGTATGGAAAACAAAGAACATTTTTTTATCGTACATAATATTCCTTGCTGTGTTCTTTTTAACAAATCCATATGTGCTCCTTTCCTATAAAGAATTCTTACAGGAACTTCAATATTTAAGGACATACTGGCATAAAAATATTTCTTTTAGTGCCATATCTATATTCCTTTTTAACACTCTCAGATATGGTATGGGAACTTTATTATGGATTACTTTATTAGCAGGATTTATAGCAGGATTGTTTCATAAACCTGACAGATTATCTTTTATATTTTTATTTATTATATTACCTGGTTTTTTCTATTTTGCCTTTACAACAGCAGAATGGGTCCATTACAGTATTTTCCTATATCCTTTATTTATAATATATACAGGTTTATTGTTCTCTCGTGTTAGATTTAGTAAAATCATTACATCCTATCTTATAATTGTTGGAGTATATACTGCACTTTACACTGGTGCTTATGTTAAACTATTTAATATGGAAAACACACGTATAGAAGCAGGTATGTGGATAAACGAAAATATCTCACCCAAAGAAAAAATAGGACTTTTAGAAGCACCTTCACCTTGGAGAACTCCTCCTTTTAGATTTCTTGAATATAATATTTCAATTACAGCAGACAAAAAAGAAATTGAGAAAATAAAACCAGAGTATTTTGTTGTAAGTGAATATCAGTGGTTGAGAGGACATGGAATAAAAGCAATAAAAGATACTCTTTCTAATTATGAAATTTTGAGAAAATTTGAAAAAGAACCTTCTATATTTGGAATTAAATTTAAACATCCAGAAGATATTCCCTATGACTGGTGTCACCCAAATCCTGTAATCTTAATATGGAGAAGAAAAAACTAGTTATAAAATTAATGTTAATTTTCTTTTTTGCATTAATCCTTCGGATTGGGTTTATTCTTACATTAAATAATACTGTGGATGTATGGGGGGACTGGTGGGATGAACTCGGTTGGAAATTAGCAACACGACAGGGCTACTGGGTTAACAATCCTTATTTTCCCGATGGCGTAAGATTTTACTCTTGGCGTCCACCTGCTTTTCCTTTTTTTCTTGGATGTATATATAAGATATTTGGACACAGTTATTTTGCCGCAAAGATTGGACTTGCTTTATTAAGTTCATTATGTTGTATCCTTTTATTTTTTCTCACCTCAGAAATTTTGGAAAGTAAAATAGCGGCCTTATGGTGTGCCTTTATATATACTATTTATCCTCCCTCTATCTTCTGGACTGGATACCTTGCACCTGTTACATTAGAGACATTTGTACTTTTACTTATAGTTCTACTATTGATTAAAAGCAAGAATAAAAAAAATAATATATTCTTTTTCATAATATCTGGATTATGTACAGGAATAGGTATTTTAACTCGCTCTGTTTTCATTGTATTTTTACCCATTGTATTTATCTGGCTAATTATAACAGACAGAAAACAACTGTTAAGAAAATTCCTTTTTTATATAGTAACAACTATTATAACAGTATCTCCATGGGTTTTAAGAAACTACAGAATTCATAAGACATTCGTTTTAACTTCAACGGAAGGAGGTATCGTCTGTTATATAGCCAATAATGAAAAATCAATATATCAACCATCCGGGTATTGGGACCCTACAGGATACTACAACGAACCAATTATTCAACAAATTAAAGGACTTTCAGAGATAGAAACAGATAAATTCTTTTACAGAGAAGCATTAAGATTTATAAAAACACATCCTGATATATACTGGCAACTTGTGAAAGATAGGTTTTTAAGATTCTGGAAGTTAACACCACATACATTTTCAGGACCGGGAGAAAGTTATAAGCCATACCATACAAGAATAGCACTTATTACCAATCTACCAATTTTTATACTTGCTGGACTGGGATTTTTATTATCTTTAAAACAATGGAAGAACTTTTTATTATTTTATCTTATAATTATCTTTTGGTCTCTTCCAATCATTCTATTTTTTAAAACCATTATAAGATACCGTGAACCTTTAATGCCAATAGTTCTATTTATAGGATGTTATGCTATATATAAAATAAGTATTATGATGAAAAATAAAAAAATCTATGAAAAAGAAATGTAATTTTAATTTCGTTTATTTATTAGCAGGAAGTATTCTCTGTATTTTAATAAATTCAATGGGTCTAAACTTTTTAACACCTGGGGAAAAAGTAAGAGATATTGTTTTTGAAAACGAAAAAAATGTAAAGGATAATATAGAAACGTTGATAAGAGAACGTAAGACAATAAGAGAAATGGTTAAAACTGCAGTAGCAGAATATTATCCTACTTACAATCCTGAAGAAAAAATTCCATTTTTATATAATAATAAACAAATTTTTATAGAAAGAAACATAATAAACGGGATGAGAAGTTATCTATTACGCACTGGAATACCAGATGAAGGGGTTTTAATTCCATTAGAACGAATGGAGCCCAAACGATTTAACTTCAATCCCTCATACTTTGCATATGGAGGGTTTTACATATATTCCGAGGGGCTGTACCTTGCTATATTGAAATTTATTGGTATTCTAAACATAAAAAAAGATATAGGATACTACCTATTAAATCCTTCTGAGATAGGGAAAATATTTATCGCATTAAGAATCGTAAATATATTGTTATCTTTGGGTTCATTCTTCCTTATTTTTCTAATTGGATATAGGTTACAAGGACAATTACATGGAATTATATCTTCTTTACTATTTATTTTTACTCCTGGAATTGTAATTTGGAATCATTTTGCAAGACCTCATGTATTTTCACTGTTCTGGATTTTACTTGCAGTATATTTTCTTCTAAAGACATTACAAAATAAAAATTGGAAAAACAAAGATTTTGTTTTAGGATGTATATTCACAGGATTGACGGTATCTATCTTAATACCTTATGGCATACTCATTTCTCTTTTAATTCCTTTAACTATTATCTTATATAAATCAAAAAACAATTTATCGTTTACAAAAAATTTTCTTCTATCTATGTTAATAATTACAGGCGTTTTTTTAATTACCAATCCTTATTTTCTATCTTCTATTAATGAAGTTGTCGCTGAATATAAATTTACAAGAATGGATGTTCAGTATAGACCTTCCTTATATAATTATTACTATTATCTAACTACGGTATTGAAAATGCATCTTGGAACTCCATTATGGATATTGTTTTTAATATGTATGGCAATTTCTTTATGGAAACTCAAGAAAGAAGAATTGTTAGTCATATCTCCAGTTGTTATTGGTTTTATTCTCTTCGGTACTTCTTATCCAAACTATCTCTTACGATTTATATTCTTTCTTCCTTTTATAACTTTAATTATCGGGGGTAGTTTAGCAAAAATCTTCAGAATAAAGAAAGTTGTTCCTTTCAGTATAAGCATTTTTGCTTTTTGTTTTCTTTATACAATATTATATACACTCGCCCATCTACAATTATTCACAACAGATAATCCCCGATACATAGCCGGAGAATGGATAAATAAAAATATACCGGAAGGTACAAGTATTGGACTTAAAGAACCACCTGTGGCTTTTAGAACTACTCCTTTTTCCTTCGCAAAATATAAAGTGACTATAATAGAAAATAAAAAAGAATTTGAAAAAAATATCCCTGTATATTTTGTAACCAGCAGCTTTGACTGGCGCTTTTCCAGATATGGAGAAATAGAAAATTATTTATCAGACAATTATGAAAAACTAAAAATTTTTGTGAAATCGCCTTCTATACTTAACATAGAATTTATTAATAATTATGAACCTATACCTCCAGACTATTGCTATTTTAATCCTATAGTAATAATCTGGAAAGCTAATAAATAATTATGTATTATAATATAATAACTTGTAAATTTTAAAAATGAAAATATACCCTTTAAATAAACCTGATTGGGGAATAAAAGAAATTATTGCGGTAACAAAATATATACTTAGAGGAAAAGGAGGTGGAGGAAACGGTGAAATAACAAGAAGAGTTGAAAAAAAAATAGGAGAAATTTTAAATATCCCTTATGTTTTTTTAACATCTTCAGGTACATCTGCATTAGAACTTGGGTTATATGCCCTACAATTACAACCAGGATATGAAGTCATAACAAGCTCATTTACATTTGTATCTACCGCAACTGCAATTATTCGGCAAGGTGGAATACCAGCTTTTGTAGATATTGAAATAAATACTATGAATATAAATCCTGATTTAATTGAAGACAAAATTAACGAAAAAACAAAGGTAATTATTCCTGTACATTACGGCGGCTTAGGCTGTAAAATGGAGAAGATATTGAATATCGCTCAAAAATATAATCTTTCAGTAATTGAAGACGCAGCCCATGCATTTGGTTCAAAATATAAAGAAAAATATTTAGGTACATGGGGAGATATAGGATGTTTTAGTTTCCATGAAACTAAAAATATTGTATGTGGAGAAGGTGGAGCTATTGTTACTTCTAACGAAGGATTATCTGAAAAAATAGATATAATAAGAGAAAAAGGAACTAACCGTTCAAAATTTCTTAAAGGAGAAATAGAAAAATATGAATGGATATCAGAAGGTTCTAATTTTCTACTTTCAGATATTCTTGCTGTTCTATTAGAACAACAAATTAACAAATTGGAGATAATCAACAAAAAACGTAAAGAAATTGCTGAATATATGTACAACAAACTTCAATCTTTATCTCCACCTTTAATTTTACCTAATAAAAATTTAATGGAAGAAACAAACTGGCATATTTTTGCAATAAGAGTACCTAATCAGCAAATTCGTAGCGAATTATTAATATACTTAAACAAGAATGGTATAAAAGCTTCCTTCCATTATCTTCCATTACATCTTTCTCCATATATTAAAACTAATCCTATTTATAAATATAAAAATGGAGATTTACCTATAACAGAGTCAGTAGCAAGTACTATAATAAGATTGCCATTAAATACAAAAATGAAATATAAAGATGTAGATTATATTGTTTATCATATAGAAAAATTTTTCAAAGGAGAAAAGTGCTGTGAAAACAGAATATAAAAAAGGTATTACTGTTATTATACCTTGCTATAATGAGATGCCTCATTTGTATTCTAATGTTATGAAGATTTTTTTCATATTAGATATTTTAAAATATCCTTGGGAAATTATACTTATTGATGACAAAAGTTCAGATGGTACTGTAGAAATGATTAAAAATATAGAGAAACTTATACCAAATGTTAAAACTATATTTCATAAAAATAATATGGGACGAGGTAGATGTGTTATGGATGGACTTAAAATAGCTCGGTATGAAATAGCTGGTTTCATAGATGTTGATTTAGAAATAGACATCAATTATATACTCAATGTTTTATATGAAATCGAAAAAGAAAAAACAGACGTAGTAATTGGAGAAAGATATTATAAGGTAACACTGTCTAATCTCCACCGTTTTATTCTTAGTCGTGGTTATAACTATCTTGTACGAAGTATGCTTAAGATTAAACTCAAAGATACAGAAGCTGGATTTAAATTCTTCAAAATGAGTAAAATCTCTTTAATATTTGATAGAATTAAGAATGATGGTTGGTTTTGGGATACAGAGATTGCAGCATTATGCTGGAAAAATGGGTTAAAGATTAAAACTATTCCTGTTTTATTTGTAAAACAACCTAAAAAGAAATCATCTGTTTGTATAGTTAAGGATAGTATTACATATCTAATTAATTTAATAAATTATAGAAGGAGTTTTTTTAATGATTAAACCGGCTATAAAAGAAATTGGACTCTCAAAAGCACTGAAATATATAATAGGAAATTTCTGTCTTCTATTGTTTAATCTGATGTTTATATCTCCTCTCCGAGTATTATATCTAAAACTTTTTGGAGTAAAAATTGGACAAGGTACTGTTATAGAAAACATAACCTTTATCAATCTTTACAGAACGGGTCTTAAAGGACTTAAAATAGGTTCCAATTGTTTTATTGGAGCAGAAACAATGTTGGATTTAGCAGGACAAATCACAATATACGACAATGTAACAATTGCTGAGAGAGTAACTATACTTACACATATGAATGTAGGATATAAAAGTCATCCTTTACAAAAATATTATCCATCAACTACAAAAAATGTAATTATTGAAAGTGGGGTTTTTATAGGAACAGGAAGTATTATACTTCCAGGAGTAAAAATTCATAAAAATTCCCTCATAGGCGCAGGAAGTGTTGTCAATTCTGATGTAGGAAGCAACTCTGTGGTTGCTGGTGTCCCAGCAAAATTAATAAAGAGATTAGAGGATGATAATGTGGAAAAATAGAAAGGTAAGTGTGATATTTCCAACATATAATGAGAAGGGCTCTATAAAAGAAGCTATAGAGGATTTTTTTGCATCGGGATTTGTAGATGAAATAGTGGTAGTAAATAATAATGCCATAGAAGGTACAGATGAAGAAGTAAAGAAAACAAAAGCACGGCTGGTATATGAAAAAAAACAGGGGTATGGATATGCTATCTGGAAAGGGCTGGAAGAAGCAACCGGTGATTACCTTATAATCTCTGAACCGGATGGTACATTTTCAGGAAAAGATGTAATTAAACTTCTTGCCTATAGTGATGATTTTGACTATGTACTGGGAACAAGAACAACAAGAGAACTGATATGGGAAGGTGCAAATATGAACTTTTTCTTGAAATGGGGCAACTGGGCTGTAGGTAAACTTATGGAATTTTTATATAATACTACAACCCTTACAGATGTTGGTTGTACTATGCGACTTATCAAGAGACATATTTACGAAAAAATTAAAGAACATTTTACAATTGGCACACAACACTTCGGACCTGAACTTACCTTACTTGTAATAAAGTCGGGTACAAAATTTATAGAAATCCCGGTAAACTATAAACCGAGGGTAGGGCAGTCATCTGTAACAGGAAGTATGAGAAAGGCATTTATCTTAGGACTGAAGATGATTTTTCTTATTATAGGATACAGATTTAAGAGGATAAAATTTTAAATGATACTGGCATATCACAGGATTAATCCGTATTATAAGAATGATGCTTTGACTGTTTCTCCTGAAAATTTTCAGAAACAGATTGAATATCTTTTACAAAAGGGATTAAAACCACTAATAACACTTGATGACGGATATGCTGATAATCTATGGTATGCAATACCTCTGTTAGATAAATTTAACATCAAACCTTTAATATTTTTAACTGTAAACTATATAGGAACAAATAATATCTTCCCTAGATATAAAGATTTAGAAAGGGACAGGTTTTTAAATTGGGCAGAAGTTCGTCAAATGTCAGATAACAGTACTATAGTTGGCTCACACTCCCTTTCACATCCACATCTTACTCTCCTTGATGAAAAAAGTTTATGGGAAGAGCTTTCCTTTTCAAAAAAGATAATAGAAGATAAAACAGGTAAAGAGGTATTATATTTCTGTTATCCTTATGGAGACCTTAATGAAAAGGTTATAGAAAAAGTTAAAGAGGCAGGGTATAAAGGGGCTTTTGTAACTCCTCCAAAAGGTAAAAAAATAAAGAACACTAATTATACACTTATACGAACAGGGATTTATGGCCATAATAATTTTATGATATTCAAATTAAAGATATGGAAAACTATTCAGAGAGGAAAAAAATATTAGTCCTATCTCTTACGGCTTTTTTGATACGAATTGCTTTTATTTTCACACTTAAGAATGAAGTCTATTTTGCGGATGAGTTTGAGTATTACAGAATAGTCCAGAATTTTCTGTCAGGCAATGGTTTTTTTGTTAGTGAAGAGTTAAAGGGATTTAGACCGCCTCTTTATCCTTTATTGCTGAGTATTCTTTATTTTCTTAAATTCAATCTTTTTGGTATCCGTATATTTCAATGCTTTATTTCTTCTATAACTGTATGTCTGACCTATCTCGCAGCAAAAAAACTCTTTTCTGAAAAGGTCGCTTTATGGTCAGGTATTATATCAGTTATATATCCTTTTTTCATCTTTTATAATGGATTTTTACTTACAGAAACGCTTTTTGTTTTTCTTGTACTTCTTGTTATCTATAACCTAATAAATCTTACAGAAAAAACATCTTCATGGATAAAAGCAGGTATTTCTCTGGGATTGGCAGGACTCTGCAGACCCACAATGCAGTTGTATCTACCCATCGCTCTTATCCATCTCCTCTGTGACAAAGAACAGTGGAAAATTAAAATAAAAAAAATTTTATTTATTTCTTTTTTCTTCTCACTTACTTTATCCCCTTGGATTTTGAGAAATTATCTGGTATTTGATAGGTTTATACCTGGAACAACAATGGGAGGCAGGGTTTTCTGGGAAGGTAACAACCCTTATTCAAATGGAGGTCCCTGTAGATACTTCCCAGTAGAAATAGAAAAATTGCCTGAAATAGAAAGGGATGTTGCTTATTATAAAAAAACCATTGATATTATAAAAGAAAATCCTGCTCGCTTCCTGTGGCTATTACAGAATAAATTTAAAAGGTTCTGGAATGTTATTCCAAATGCTTCTGAATTTACAAAGCCATTATACCTTCTAATAAGTGTAATGAGTTTTGGGATTATGATGCCTTTCTTTGTTTTAGGATTTTTACTAACCTTTAAAAACAAAAAAGCACAGTTTATCCATTCTCTTATTATTCTTTTTACTATCTTTCATATTATCTTTCTCGCATCAATTAGATATAGAATACCTCTTGAGCCATTCTACATCATCTTTTCAGTATATGGTTTCTTCTGGTTAGTTAATGGAACATTTGGTATAATAAATAGAGGTGTAATTACAAGGAGGGAAAAGTGAAGTTTATTATTTCAGAATATATAAAAGAAGCAATGGAACATGCAGTTTATGAAAAATTAGAAGATGGAACTTATGCGGGGAAAATTCCTGAATGCAAAGGAGTTGTTGCTTTTGAAAAAACATTGAGGAAATGTGAAGAAAAATTACAATCCGTTCTTGAAGCATGGGTATTACTCGGTTTCAAAATGAAACATCCCTTACCTGTTATAGGTAATATAGACCTGAATAGAGAACTTGATTATGCAGAAATTATCTCCCATTAAAAGAAAAAAATTTATACAGAAACTTAAAAAGTTAGGATTTCAAGGTCCTTTTTCAGGCGCAAAACATCAATTTATGATATATAAAAACTATAGATTAGCAATTCCCTCTAATAAAGAATATTCTATCGCTCAAGTCAAATTTATACTTACAGAAATAGAGGAAATAATTAATAAAGAGATAACGATAGAAATCTGGAATAGCCTCTGAATAAAATGAAATTATCAGTAATAATTCCGGTCTATAATGAAAGATTTACCATCCTTGAAATAATAAAGAAGGTAGAGGAAGTTCCTGTAGAAAAAGAGATAATAGTTGTTGATGATGGTAGTACTGACGGAACGAGAGAAATCTTACAACGATTTTCTCAAGATTCTCTTTACCCTGATAATAAACTAAATAAAGATAGGGAACATCTCAAAATTATTTTTAAAGAAAAAAATGAAGGCAAAGGTTCTGCTATAAAAGAAGGGTTAAAAAATATAACAGGAGATATTGTAGTAATACAGGATGCGGACTTAGAATATAATCCTATGGATTGGATAAAAATGTTAAAGGTAATGGAAGAGAAAAGAGCAGATGTTATTTATGGTTCAAGAGTTCTCGGTAAGGGAGAAAAATCATCTCTGTCTTTCTATTTAGGAGGTCGTTTACTTTCTCTCCTTACAAATTTTTTATACAGATCTAATATAACCGATGAACCTACATGCTATAAGATGTTCAGAACAGAGATAATAAAAAGAATAAATCTGAAATGCAAGGGTTTTGAATTCTGTCCTGAAGTAACAGCGAAGGTATTGAAAAGTGGGTATAAAATATATGAGGTCCCAATAACTTATAAACCCAGAAAGATAAAAGAAGGGAAAAAGATAAGATGGTATGATGGTTTAGTTGCTATATGGGTGTTGGTTAAATACAGGTTTTTCCAATGATAATATGTCCGCTGTGTAAAAATCAGGGACGGTTGATATGGAAAGAAAAACAGTATAAGGTATATAGATGTAAAGATTGTAGTGTTGCATTTCTCCATCCTGCACCCGAGACCCCAGAGATTATATATAGTGAAAAATACTTTCAACAGTGGTATATCAGATATTACAAGGAGCGAAAACAATATATAGAAAAATTATTTACACTGATTGAAAAGTACATTGATAAAAAAGGAAAACTATTAGATGTAGGTTGTGGCACTGGCATATTACTTGAAGTTGCAAAAGAGAAAGGATGGGATGTATATGGACAGGATATTGCACCTTTTGCTATAAATTATTGTAGAAGCAAGGGCTATATTGTTTATGATAAACCCCTGCCAGAATTAAATTTACCTGAACATTCCTTTGATGTAATTACAATGTTTGATGCTATAGCCCACCTGAAAGACCCTGTATTTTATGTAAATACCTGTGTTAAACTTCTGAAACCTGGTGGATACTTAATAATCAAAACACCTTATCATCCACCATATCTGTTTTTTCTTGCCAATATCCTTTCATTTACAGGAAAAAGCAGGTCATTACTCCATATCCCTGCTCAGGTATTCCATTTTAGCGAAAAATCTTTGATTTTAATGTTATTTACTAATTTTAAATTATTGAAAAATAAAAGAATTAATGACTTTTCTTCTTTTAATAAAAAAAGTAAATTAAAAAATATCAGTATAATAAACTTATGGAAAAAAATATAAAAATTTGTAAGAAAGCAGCAGAAAAAATAATGTCATTGAAGTTATATATACTTATTATAACTGGAATAATTTTAAGAGTATATTGTTTATCTTGCAAGAGTTTCTGGTGTGATGAGTTTTTAGCAATATCTCTAAGTAAAATTCCTGAATTTTCTGATATGATAAGGTGGATTATAAAAAATGATGCCCATCCACCATTATTCTATTCTGTTATAAGGATTATATTTCATTTCACTAATAGCGAGTTTGGATTAAGATTTATGCCTTTTCTTTTTGGAGCATTTGCTATAATCATTTTTTATAAACTTTTGAAAGAAGTAGATATAAAAAATTACTTACTTCCACTTTCTCTTTTTATCTTTTCACCAGCACAAGTCCTATGGTCCCAAATAGTTAAATCGTACAGTACTCTTACATTTTTTTCGCTTCTTTCCATTTTTACATTTATCCGGTATAAAAAGACAAATAAAAATGTGTATGCTACATGGTGGATACTATCTTCTATTATTACTCTTTATCTCCATAACTATGGAATGCTCATTATAGCAGCACAGGTAATTATTCTATTGCTTTATAGAAAGGAGATTTCTTTTAGAAAGTTTATT of bacterium contains these proteins:
- a CDS encoding acyltransferase, with product MIKPAIKEIGLSKALKYIIGNFCLLLFNLMFISPLRVLYLKLFGVKIGQGTVIENITFINLYRTGLKGLKIGSNCFIGAETMLDLAGQITIYDNVTIAERVTILTHMNVGYKSHPLQKYYPSTTKNVIIESGVFIGTGSIILPGVKIHKNSLIGAGSVVNSDVGSNSVVAGVPAKLIKRLEDDNVEK
- a CDS encoding type II toxin-antitoxin system HicB family antitoxin gives rise to the protein MISEYIKEAMEHAVYEKLEDGTYAGKIPECKGVVAFEKTLRKCEEKLQSVLEAWVLLGFKMKHPLPVIGNIDLNRELDYAEIISH
- a CDS encoding glycosyltransferase family 39 protein is translated as MKLEKYFLGIFLLLFIYLHFSGINWGTPSGKVSSMVFENKETIEKLTPVMLTTHQEIREMQVYYGAPYKQDYNLGEKITLDFNGKRTISKDIINSCRSYLTRSSGADEQAVLSALSKMKPSHLDFNPHFYEYGGVYLYPMGVLFYLLSKLKIITITSDMSFYFFNPYEIGKLYIWGRFCGAIGALISIMVFFLICKELFKNKFLVYILTLFYGASAGFVMWSHYLKPFSYGMLWFLLTIYALIKFYKSEKEKWIFIASVFSGLSFGTLLSYGYIYWAVILFVLFARKSIVWKTKNIFLSYIIFLAVFFLTNPYVLLSYKEFLQELQYLRTYWHKNISFSAISIFLFNTLRYGMGTLLWITLLAGFIAGLFHKPDRLSFIFLFIILPGFFYFAFTTAEWVHYSIFLYPLFIIYTGLLFSRVRFSKIITSYLIIVGVYTALYTGAYVKLFNMENTRIEAGMWINENISPKEKIGLLEAPSPWRTPPFRFLEYNISITADKKEIEKIKPEYFVVSEYQWLRGHGIKAIKDTLSNYEILRKFEKEPSIFGIKFKHPEDIPYDWCHPNPVILIWRRKN
- a CDS encoding glycosyltransferase family 39 protein, translated to MENYSERKKILVLSLTAFLIRIAFIFTLKNEVYFADEFEYYRIVQNFLSGNGFFVSEELKGFRPPLYPLLLSILYFLKFNLFGIRIFQCFISSITVCLTYLAAKKLFSEKVALWSGIISVIYPFFIFYNGFLLTETLFVFLVLLVIYNLINLTEKTSSWIKAGISLGLAGLCRPTMQLYLPIALIHLLCDKEQWKIKIKKILFISFFFSLTLSPWILRNYLVFDRFIPGTTMGGRVFWEGNNPYSNGGPCRYFPVEIEKLPEIERDVAYYKKTIDIIKENPARFLWLLQNKFKRFWNVIPNASEFTKPLYLLISVMSFGIMMPFFVLGFLLTFKNKKAQFIHSLIILFTIFHIIFLASIRYRIPLEPFYIIFSVYGFFWLVNGTFGIINRGVITRREK
- a CDS encoding glycosyltransferase family 2 protein, with protein sequence MIMWKNRKVSVIFPTYNEKGSIKEAIEDFFASGFVDEIVVVNNNAIEGTDEEVKKTKARLVYEKKQGYGYAIWKGLEEATGDYLIISEPDGTFSGKDVIKLLAYSDDFDYVLGTRTTRELIWEGANMNFFLKWGNWAVGKLMEFLYNTTTLTDVGCTMRLIKRHIYEKIKEHFTIGTQHFGPELTLLVIKSGTKFIEIPVNYKPRVGQSSVTGSMRKAFILGLKMIFLIIGYRFKRIKF
- a CDS encoding glycosyltransferase family 39 protein; protein product: MLIFFFALILRIGFILTLNNTVDVWGDWWDELGWKLATRQGYWVNNPYFPDGVRFYSWRPPAFPFFLGCIYKIFGHSYFAAKIGLALLSSLCCILLFFLTSEILESKIAALWCAFIYTIYPPSIFWTGYLAPVTLETFVLLLIVLLLIKSKNKKNNIFFFIISGLCTGIGILTRSVFIVFLPIVFIWLIITDRKQLLRKFLFYIVTTIITVSPWVLRNYRIHKTFVLTSTEGGIVCYIANNEKSIYQPSGYWDPTGYYNEPIIQQIKGLSEIETDKFFYREALRFIKTHPDIYWQLVKDRFLRFWKLTPHTFSGPGESYKPYHTRIALITNLPIFILAGLGFLLSLKQWKNFLLFYLIIIFWSLPIILFFKTIIRYREPLMPIVLFIGCYAIYKISIMMKNKKIYEKEM
- the rffA gene encoding dTDP-4-amino-4,6-dideoxygalactose transaminase — protein: MKIYPLNKPDWGIKEIIAVTKYILRGKGGGGNGEITRRVEKKIGEILNIPYVFLTSSGTSALELGLYALQLQPGYEVITSSFTFVSTATAIIRQGGIPAFVDIEINTMNINPDLIEDKINEKTKVIIPVHYGGLGCKMEKILNIAQKYNLSVIEDAAHAFGSKYKEKYLGTWGDIGCFSFHETKNIVCGEGGAIVTSNEGLSEKIDIIREKGTNRSKFLKGEIEKYEWISEGSNFLLSDILAVLLEQQINKLEIINKKRKEIAEYMYNKLQSLSPPLILPNKNLMEETNWHIFAIRVPNQQIRSELLIYLNKNGIKASFHYLPLHLSPYIKTNPIYKYKNGDLPITESVASTIIRLPLNTKMKYKDVDYIVYHIEKFFKGEKCCENRI
- a CDS encoding polysaccharide deacetylase family protein is translated as MILAYHRINPYYKNDALTVSPENFQKQIEYLLQKGLKPLITLDDGYADNLWYAIPLLDKFNIKPLIFLTVNYIGTNNIFPRYKDLERDRFLNWAEVRQMSDNSTIVGSHSLSHPHLTLLDEKSLWEELSFSKKIIEDKTGKEVLYFCYPYGDLNEKVIEKVKEAGYKGAFVTPPKGKKIKNTNYTLIRTGIYGHNNFMIFKLKIWKTIQRGKKY
- a CDS encoding glycosyltransferase, producing the protein MKTEYKKGITVIIPCYNEMPHLYSNVMKIFFILDILKYPWEIILIDDKSSDGTVEMIKNIEKLIPNVKTIFHKNNMGRGRCVMDGLKIARYEIAGFIDVDLEIDINYILNVLYEIEKEKTDVVIGERYYKVTLSNLHRFILSRGYNYLVRSMLKIKLKDTEAGFKFFKMSKISLIFDRIKNDGWFWDTEIAALCWKNGLKIKTIPVLFVKQPKKKSSVCIVKDSITYLINLINYRRSFFND
- a CDS encoding glycosyltransferase family 39 protein, translated to MKKKCNFNFVYLLAGSILCILINSMGLNFLTPGEKVRDIVFENEKNVKDNIETLIRERKTIREMVKTAVAEYYPTYNPEEKIPFLYNNKQIFIERNIINGMRSYLLRTGIPDEGVLIPLERMEPKRFNFNPSYFAYGGFYIYSEGLYLAILKFIGILNIKKDIGYYLLNPSEIGKIFIALRIVNILLSLGSFFLIFLIGYRLQGQLHGIISSLLFIFTPGIVIWNHFARPHVFSLFWILLAVYFLLKTLQNKNWKNKDFVLGCIFTGLTVSILIPYGILISLLIPLTIILYKSKNNLSFTKNFLLSMLIITGVFLITNPYFLSSINEVVAEYKFTRMDVQYRPSLYNYYYYLTTVLKMHLGTPLWILFLICMAISLWKLKKEELLVISPVVIGFILFGTSYPNYLLRFIFFLPFITLIIGGSLAKIFRIKKVVPFSISIFAFCFLYTILYTLAHLQLFTTDNPRYIAGEWINKNIPEGTSIGLKEPPVAFRTTPFSFAKYKVTIIENKKEFEKNIPVYFVTSSFDWRFSRYGEIENYLSDNYEKLKIFVKSPSILNIEFINNYEPIPPDYCYFNPIVIIWKANK